TGATGTTGAGGCTGAGGTGGCGAAGGTTGAACAGCGCCGCGTAGTCCAGCAGCAACGTCTTGATTCCGGCAAGGTAGGGATTCGCGATATGAGTGCCGTCGAGCATGAGATCAAGAAGATCCATGACCGCCGGCAACAGCTTGAGATGGAGGTCCTCGAACTACAGGAGGACTACGAGAAGCATGAAGCGTTTCTTGCAAAGACTGAGGCAGCAGTGAGTGCACTCGCTGAGGATGAGGCGAGGACGCGCGAGCAGTTGGCTGCGGATATTGCGGAACCTGCGGCGGAGTTGGCCGCGGCGGAAGAGACGGCAACGGCTCTGCGCGCACAGCTTCCGGCGGCGGTCTTGGATGAGTACGACCATCTCAGAGGTCGTTTGGGGGTCCTGGTGGTGTTGCGGTTTGAGGAGGGGCGGCTTGTAAATGCCCCCCTTGAGTTGAACCATGCT
This genomic stretch from Schaalia sp. JY-X169 harbors:
- a CDS encoding zinc ribbon domain-containing protein, which translates into the protein MKVTHADQLTLLELQETDLQISRLGHRIQSNPLHEKLRELTGRAGDLHRSVIAQSANLGDRQRKIADVEAEVAKVEQRRVVQQQRLDSGKVGIRDMSAVEHEIKKIHDRRQQLEMEVLELQEDYEKHEAFLAKTEAAVSALAEDEARTREQLAADIAEPAAELAAAEETATALRAQLPAAVLDEYDHLRGRLGVLVVLRFEEGRLVNAPLELNHAELAALTRAPKDELWEAEDSGYLVVRV